A portion of the Pseudorasbora parva isolate DD20220531a chromosome 1, ASM2467924v1, whole genome shotgun sequence genome contains these proteins:
- the LOC137077662 gene encoding GTPase IMAP family member 8-like isoform X2, whose product MADELRVVLLGGHRSGKSKVAHSFLNIKYESDQITTQCVKMEGNVEGRKILLVDTPGWWKWYHLCDTPERLKAELLMSTNICAPGPHVFLLVIEADFAFSEKHRKAVEDHVQFIGDDIWNQTIIVFTKLEHLGDKTIEHHVELEGENLNKLTQKCGNRYVGFDTNLNTDGSQTKELFRQIEKLLDENKGHFFKVDATRLKDLEIKMKNVEEKAAAREHQVLEKRRKLEEIQSADAGHDATPLCIVLLGWVLSGKTLAGSFILGADVSFDKTVKCVRTYGEVNGREITVVDTPGWWKFLPPQLNADSVETELLTAMDSSPNAILLAIPADTSFLEEQMDVILENMRPLGEDIWRKTMVLFTCGGLLGDKPIEYHIESEGDALVRLVEMCGNRYHLFESMRDNLRTQVNQLLEKIDEMIKGSALLESSDEHWGKKKKSQERETLSEWLLVKDVKKLLDEEWVRRDALKKEIFKTMDLQMDLHRSVKRGRSMDIPLDLSGKLNTELFINKHQLKHALEREWNRREAVDSARIQYKQKCLDFYDMSSCADEEDIQRSVAKVHDWYQRHLSDYGSVCSYEEQDKTEQDGD is encoded by the exons ATGGCAGACG AACTGCGAGTAGTGTTATTAGGAGGACATCGGAGTGGAAAGAGTAAAGTGGCACACtcctttttaaatattaaatatgaatcTGACCAAATAACCACACAGTGTGTGAAGATGGAAGGAAATGTAGAGGGCAGGAAAATCCTTCTCGTGGACACCCCAGGCTGGTGGAAGTGGTATCATTTATGTGACACCCCAGAGCGTCTGAAAGCGGAGCTTCTTATGAGCACCAACATCTGTGCGCCGGGACCTCATGTGTTCCTCCTGGTGATAGAAGCTGATTTTGCCTTCTCAGAGAAGCACAGGAAAGCAGTCGAGGATCACGTGCAGTTCATTGGTGATGACATCTGGAATCAAACCATAATAGTCTTCACAAAACTCGAACATTTGGGTGACAAAACTATAGAGCATCATGTAGAACTTGAAGGGGAAAATTTGAACAAGCTTACTCAAAAATGTGGAAACAGATATGTTGGCTTTGACACTAACCTGAATACAGACGGTTCCCAGACAAAAGAACTatttaggcagatagagaaacTTTTAGATGAAAACAAAGGCCACTTTTTTAAAGTTGATGCAACAAGGCTGAAGGATTTGgagattaaaatgaaaaatgtggAAGAGAAAGCAGCTGCCAGAGAACATCAAGTTTTGGAAAAGAGAAGAAAACTGGAAGAAATTCAAAGTGCAG ATGCAGGGCATGACGCTACACCTCTGTGTATTGTGCTGCTGGGCTGGGTCCTGTCAGGCAAGACATTAGCTGGCAGTTTCATCTTGGGTGCTGATGTTTCATTTGACAAGACTGTGAAATGTGTCAGAACATATGGAGAGGTGAATGGAAGAGAGATCACTGTGGTGGACACACCAGGTTGGTGGAAATTCCTTCCGCCTCAACTGAACGCAGATTCAGTGGAAACTGAGCTCTTGACGGCAATGGATTCCTCCCCCAATGCAATCCTCTTGGCTATACCAGCAGACACATCATTTTTAGAAGAGCAGATGGACGTCATATTAGAAAACATGAGACCACTTGGAGAAGATATCTGGAGGAAAACCATGGTGCTCTTCACATGTGGAGGATTACTGGGAGACAAACCAATTGAGTACCATATTGAAAGTGAAGGGGACGCCCTGGTGAGACTCGTTGAGATGTGCGGGAACAGATATCATTTGTTTGAGAGCATGAGAGATAATTTACGCACACAAGTAAATCAGTTACTGGAGAAGATTGATGAAATGATAAAGGGAAGTGCTCTGCTGGAAAGCAGTGATGAACATTGGGGAAAGAAAAAGAAGTCTCAAGAAAGAGAAACCCTATCTGAGTGGCTTCTAGTTAAGgatgtaaaaaaattacttgatgAAGAATGGGTGAGGAGAGACGCTTTGAAGAAAGAGATATTTAAAACAATGGACCTACAGATGGACCTACACAGATCTGTCAAAAGAGGAAGGAGCATGGACATACCTCTGGATT TAAGTGGAAAATTAAATACAGAATTATTTATCAACAAACACCAGCTAAAACATGCACTTGAGAGGGAATGGAACCGTCGGGAAGCAGTAGACAGCGCTAGGATCCAGTACAAACAAAAATGCCTGGATTTCTATG ACATGTCCTCATGTGCTGATGAAGAGGACATACAGAGGTCTGTGGCTAAAGTCCACGACTGGTATCAGAGGCATCTATCAGATTACGGAAGTGTTTGCAGCTATGAAGAACAAGACAAGACTGAACAGGATGGAGATTAA
- the LOC137077689 gene encoding uncharacterized protein, with the protein MIVWAILIFLAYGVRPNHSGKNVSLQTFHLGEDVTIKCFLIKSYGNSIVWYKQSIGQIPRPIALSYSFWNIEFMDEFKNGRFNILSSEGSFHLNISAMTKEDIGIYYCGTVFLNKIEFISGAYLMLKGTESEYCNMAFGETPVVNGTTFENTDSNNQKVWDPVLLCLISSNIVFVIVIFTLLVDHCKRWEKRNRGSTNLVSQSCEIGDSDVNYSAVSFAPIPPARRSNNRHLSEYSEVNYRPKDIII; encoded by the exons ATGATCGTTTGGGCCATATTGATCTTTTTGGCTT ATGGAGTCCGACCTAATCACAGTGGCAAAAATGTCTCGTTACAAACATTTCATCTGGGAGAGGATGTTACAATCAAATGCTTCTTGATAAAAAGTTATGGAAACTCGATAGTTTGGTATAAACAGAGCATTGGACAGATCCCTCGGCCTATTGCACTATCTTACAGTTTTTGGAATATTGAATTTATGGATGAATTTAAAAACGGGAGATTCAATATTTTATCAAGTGAAGGATCTtttcatctcaacatctcagCTATGACCAAGGAGGACATCGGGATATACTACTGCGGGACAGTGTTCTTAAATAAAATCGAATTTATCTCTGGAGCATATCTGATGCTAAAAG GAACGGAGTCTGAATACTGTAATATGGCATTTGGGGAGACACCAGTTGTGAATGGGACAACTTTTGAAAATACTG ACAGCAATAATCAAAAAGTATGGGATCCGGTGTTACTTTGCTTGATATCCTCCAATATTGTTTTTGTGATAGTAATTTTCACACTCCTTGTTGATCACTGCAAACGCTGGGAGAAAAGGAATAGAG GATCTACAAATCTTGTATCTCAATCATGTGAG ATTGGTGATTCAGATGTGAATTATTCAGCGGTGAGTTTTGCCCCCATCCCTCCAGCCAGAAGATCAAACAACAGACATCTGTCTGAATACAGCGAAGTGAACTACAGGCCGAAAGACATCATCATTTAa
- the LOC137077662 gene encoding GTPase IMAP family member 8-like isoform X1 — protein MADELRVVLLGGHRSGKSKVAHSFLNIKYESDQITTQCVKMEGNVEGRKILLVDTPGWWKWYHLCDTPERLKAELLMSTNICAPGPHVFLLVIEADFAFSEKHRKAVEDHVQFIGDDIWNQTIIVFTKLEHLGDKTIEHHVELEGENLNKLTQKCGNRYVGFDTNLNTDGSQTKELFRQIEKLLDENKGHFFKVDATRLKDLEIKMKNVEEKAAAREHQVLEKRRKLEEIQSADAGHDATPLCIVLLGWVLSGKTLAGSFILGADVSFDKTVKCVRTYGEVNGREITVVDTPGWWKFLPPQLNADSVETELLTAMDSSPNAILLAIPADTSFLEEQMDVILENMRPLGEDIWRKTMVLFTCGGLLGDKPIEYHIESEGDALVRLVEMCGNRYHLFESMRDNLRTQVNQLLEKIDEMIKGSALLESSDEHWGKKKKSQERETLSEWLLVKDVKKLLDEEWVRRDALKKEIFKTMDLQMDLHRSVKRGRSMDIPLDLSGKLNTELFINKHQLKHALEREWNRREAVDSARIQYKQKCLDFYADMSSCADEEDIQRSVAKVHDWYQRHLSDYGSVCSYEEQDKTEQDGD, from the exons ATGGCAGACG AACTGCGAGTAGTGTTATTAGGAGGACATCGGAGTGGAAAGAGTAAAGTGGCACACtcctttttaaatattaaatatgaatcTGACCAAATAACCACACAGTGTGTGAAGATGGAAGGAAATGTAGAGGGCAGGAAAATCCTTCTCGTGGACACCCCAGGCTGGTGGAAGTGGTATCATTTATGTGACACCCCAGAGCGTCTGAAAGCGGAGCTTCTTATGAGCACCAACATCTGTGCGCCGGGACCTCATGTGTTCCTCCTGGTGATAGAAGCTGATTTTGCCTTCTCAGAGAAGCACAGGAAAGCAGTCGAGGATCACGTGCAGTTCATTGGTGATGACATCTGGAATCAAACCATAATAGTCTTCACAAAACTCGAACATTTGGGTGACAAAACTATAGAGCATCATGTAGAACTTGAAGGGGAAAATTTGAACAAGCTTACTCAAAAATGTGGAAACAGATATGTTGGCTTTGACACTAACCTGAATACAGACGGTTCCCAGACAAAAGAACTatttaggcagatagagaaacTTTTAGATGAAAACAAAGGCCACTTTTTTAAAGTTGATGCAACAAGGCTGAAGGATTTGgagattaaaatgaaaaatgtggAAGAGAAAGCAGCTGCCAGAGAACATCAAGTTTTGGAAAAGAGAAGAAAACTGGAAGAAATTCAAAGTGCAG ATGCAGGGCATGACGCTACACCTCTGTGTATTGTGCTGCTGGGCTGGGTCCTGTCAGGCAAGACATTAGCTGGCAGTTTCATCTTGGGTGCTGATGTTTCATTTGACAAGACTGTGAAATGTGTCAGAACATATGGAGAGGTGAATGGAAGAGAGATCACTGTGGTGGACACACCAGGTTGGTGGAAATTCCTTCCGCCTCAACTGAACGCAGATTCAGTGGAAACTGAGCTCTTGACGGCAATGGATTCCTCCCCCAATGCAATCCTCTTGGCTATACCAGCAGACACATCATTTTTAGAAGAGCAGATGGACGTCATATTAGAAAACATGAGACCACTTGGAGAAGATATCTGGAGGAAAACCATGGTGCTCTTCACATGTGGAGGATTACTGGGAGACAAACCAATTGAGTACCATATTGAAAGTGAAGGGGACGCCCTGGTGAGACTCGTTGAGATGTGCGGGAACAGATATCATTTGTTTGAGAGCATGAGAGATAATTTACGCACACAAGTAAATCAGTTACTGGAGAAGATTGATGAAATGATAAAGGGAAGTGCTCTGCTGGAAAGCAGTGATGAACATTGGGGAAAGAAAAAGAAGTCTCAAGAAAGAGAAACCCTATCTGAGTGGCTTCTAGTTAAGgatgtaaaaaaattacttgatgAAGAATGGGTGAGGAGAGACGCTTTGAAGAAAGAGATATTTAAAACAATGGACCTACAGATGGACCTACACAGATCTGTCAAAAGAGGAAGGAGCATGGACATACCTCTGGATT TAAGTGGAAAATTAAATACAGAATTATTTATCAACAAACACCAGCTAAAACATGCACTTGAGAGGGAATGGAACCGTCGGGAAGCAGTAGACAGCGCTAGGATCCAGTACAAACAAAAATGCCTGGATTTCTATG CAGACATGTCCTCATGTGCTGATGAAGAGGACATACAGAGGTCTGTGGCTAAAGTCCACGACTGGTATCAGAGGCATCTATCAGATTACGGAAGTGTTTGCAGCTATGAAGAACAAGACAAGACTGAACAGGATGGAGATTAA